The following DNA comes from Ammospiza caudacuta isolate bAmmCau1 chromosome 7, bAmmCau1.pri, whole genome shotgun sequence.
AACAAAATACTAATTCTTTGAAGGTCTATTCAGGCTTCATACAGCCTCCACACTGTTACAGCAGACACTTACTCTGTCTTTGCTGGGATGCTCCCCTTCCTGTGCTTGTGTCGCTGCCTCCTCAGCCAAGACGTACCTTCCTTTATAGAACTCTTTTACCCGGAGTTCTAGGAGCTCTGTTTCTTCTTTTAGCTTTTCATAACTAGGCACAGGCTTAACTATTCCACTTGAGCCTGTGAAAGGTAAAGAATAGTTCAGACTGTTTTCAGACTCCCCTAGAGCAACAGTGCTGAGATCATCAGGTGTATCTAAGTCATCCTCATCAAGTTCTTCAGTCTCCTGGCTGACAGATGCTATGCGCTCTGATGAGTACAAAGAAGTATAGTTTGGGCCATAGAGAAATTTTAAAGTTTCCTCAGTTCTCCACTCCATAAGTGTTTGCCTAAGTACTTCTAGTAAACTGCCTTTGGAATTAACTGGATGCCTCAGTTCAGGGTTTTTATGTTCTGTTGACTTAGCTAATGTTCTTTTAAGATGTTCTGCTCCTCTTTTGCTCACACCTAGAAAAACTATCTGTGATCCATACGTATTTTCAAAGATTTCTGAAGCACTTGATTTCTCAGGAGCAGTATTGTCTGAAGGTGGTGCAGTTACTTCATTATGAACAGAGCAAGCGTGTCTTTCTTCCTGAGTGTCTAATTTACAATGAGAGAGTTGTTCAGTGGCTTCTGCCACATCTGCATCTTCAGTTTTAGGGCTGGCATGGACTTTTCGAGCAGGCTTCTTTTTGAGGATGCTTTTTCTGTGCAATTGCTGTGCAAAATTGGCTGAACTTGACTGACTTCCTGGTAGGACAGAGGAAATAAATTCTTGTTCAGTATCAGTACTGCTGTCACTGGCTGTGTCATGAGAACGAGATTCACATGGATCTGAAGATATCCTAGGATTTTCAATGTCAGATGCTTTAATTACTTCATCACGCAGTTTCACCTCTTCTCCAGACTGTCCActacaaaagaaaacacaaatcaTCAGTGAAATAAGAAATGGCTATTATCTGCAATAGCTTCTATTCTCATGTAAGAATGATAAACAAAGCATTTCCCCCCTTATAGCAGAAGTGTAACTTTTTGCTTTAAGAATCATGTGCTCTTCTAAAAGTCTTCTTGAACTCTAAGAGTTGTACTATTCTACAATCAAAATGACAAGCATAGACACTATTTAGAGAAGTGAGTTCTCAGCTGATTATTGGTAGTTAGAAAAGAAACAGtataaacaaaatattattaaagaCAGAACAATGTCAGACTTAGCATAATGAACAGTgcaatttttaaatgaagacaGGCATGTTAACATATGTAGGAATATAGTACCCATAAATCAGGGGGACAGCTGAGCTGTTTCAGCATATATAAGTTTGCCACCTAATGGCAACATGTtgctaaagaaaacaaacagaaagtgCTCAATGCACAGCAAGGTACAGCGAGATGACAGAGTAGCGTGATTTCATTTTGGCTCATAGAGACCTTTTAGATTAAGAAGTACAGAAGCTTTCATCACATATAATTGACACAATTTTCTTTATAAAGAATAGATGGCATAAAATATTCAAAGTACAAACAGTGTATTTGTTTCAGATTTCAACAGGCTCAATTAACACACACAATCCAAGAGCAGCTGTACACTAAATCATACAGATCAAATATGCTGGGTTATAatcacaaagggaaaaaaaaagctttgcatAGGTTCTAGTAAGGTCTTTTTTataacacaacaaaacaaagattCCCTTTGCATCTGCTATGATGCTAAATTTCTAGCTATAAGTGCATctaacaacaaaaagaaattgcTCGGTGTACCTCCGTccctccttcagcagctctaTGTCGGGTGgtctggaaaaagaaaacagaatgaaCATTTTCCTGCTAAATCTATTCTCTTGAAATACACATGAATACAAAACCAGTTGAGTTTGGAAGAGACATCTGAGGATCTTCTAGTCCAACACCCTCTGTTCAAAGCAGATCACCCTCTGGTCTCTTCTTCAAACAAGAGAACATGCCAAGATCCTCATAGATCATAAGGTTCCTACAGTAAGGACAATTCTGAGCTATTTATAGGAAAATGTTCCaattaatgtaaaaatatgaatattcatgaaatttttacttattttaaattttactttgttAAAAATTAGGCTGTCaagttatatattttttaaagaaaatggttTTCAAAGGTTTCCAGAAACTAAAAATATGAATAAACAAATTCTTATGAATTTCTTTCCAAAGCCCTACTTGCAATTAATCTACTTCAGTTATGAGGCAGCCTATCAGTGCTATTCTTCTTATTCAATAGCAAATGTTAAAAATCTAATGTATCCTGTGACTGAAATAAAACCTCTTAAACAGACACTAAATGCAAGTCAGTGTACTAACACCTTTCAGTACATAAAAGACCCTGCAGGAAAGCTGCACCACTCATATCAATAAACTGAATTTGGAAACTAAAGGTGATAACATAGAGTGATTTAAATTTTTAGCTCCATATAATTCTTCTTTGGAGTTTTAAGTGGAGGTTGTAGTCTTTTCTGTCAAAGGAATTTCAACTATTCTACCATGTcagtgtgtgcacatgtgtgtgGTTGTGCAAAGAGGTGTAGCTAGCCAAGAACTATCTGggagtttgttggtttggttttttgaaaAGATCACCTCCCCACCACCAACCCAGAATAAATAATTAACTATGTCAGGCATAAAAGAACTATACATTTTTGATGTGAAGAATAAAGGGAGATtttagaaatgcttttcttgACAATAGCAAAACATTATCTAAAAAGCACTGGTATACTTAAACATTTAATGAAGAGTCTAGTTTTACCTACTAGAACACCTCAGATCTGATGAGGCTGCTCTAAAGCTCTTCTCTCACTGACCATAAATTTCATATGACAGATATAACTCCAGCTGTTTTCTTTGTTGAAACCTAGGGACTATGAGAAGTAGCATCTTGTAGAATGAAAGCTGAGTAAATTTGCTGAACAGTCTCTATGTCAGTCTTTGTTGTTCAACAGTGACACCCATTGGCTCCACTGAATATTTGCAAGCCCGTGTTTCCTAAGCTGGGAACATGGACTGCATACACTGTTCCAAAATGCGTATTGCAGGAAGAACAAGACACAGGCAATCAGAAATTTAGACTGGATAAAAAACCTCTTCATGTTACAGACTGCTTTCAGATGCAAGCATTCACTGTCTAAGCTTAAGATCAATACCAAGTGCTGTGCTAAAATTAGAAAATCTCTTGTAACAGAGTAAGATTATTCCAACCTGTTTGTAAAAATTCAATCCCAGTCAGTCCACTTTAAAGTTAATAGGAGTTAACTATTATTTCTGACTAATCAGCCCTCTAAACTAACATGGCCACCTCTGCTAAGTAGATGAGAGTAGTACTGAACCATGCCAATTTCTGTAACCCATACAGCTACAACACTTCTAAAACAAACACCATGCTAAGCTAACACGTTAACATCAGCTACCTCTGCTTCAGACAAATCATTTTGATGTGCTGCAGCTCTTAATTACCACTGCAGATGTATAGAGAAATAATATTCTCAAAAGGTGCAATGAATGTGTAAGATTATACTtacttttcctcttctctcatCCACACTGGACTTTTGGAAATTTGAGCTTCAAAATATTTAGATGCTCTATAGCAAAAATTGCTGCAAAAGCACTGGCAATgagagaaagcaagaaaacatTACTAAGGCCAACTTTAATACATAGAAAGGTACaacagtaatttcttttaatgcCTGTAAAATTAAGTACCAATACTTGTTTCTTTTCAAGCCTATGGCCAGGTTTTCAGTTCATCTGAGAAACCCAACCTATCAAATAGGTCTAACCCATTCCACACAAGCCACATTTAGCTGCTtctttcttccccatttttctgctttctgcactTTTATTACACACTGAGAAGCAAACCAGTGTTGGATTCTATataacaataattttaaaaagccccaacaaaCCAAACTTTTCAAAGAGGAACCCATAACCCAATATGCTGTTCATACAGTTTGAAAGACATATACAATAAAATTCAGATGtctaataatgaaaatttttctTAGCAACAGAACCTATTTTGCAATAATTAGAACACCTAAAAATTTGCAGCATCTTTGGAAACCAGATTTGCAAACTTGCATCACAAGGGAAGAACACAAATCATCCCACTTCTTGTTCAAGTCTTGCCTGATTGCTTATGAAAGCAATTCCTAAAATTTTGTGTATCCCAGAGTTTTAATCAGAGGAAAGGAATGCATACTAGTGACACTGAAGAAATGTGTCCTGTAACTGGAAACATTTATGTTACAGTTTAGTGTCTATGTGCCTTAGGTGACTGTGTATCCTGTGAAATGGCAAAGATGATTTTTATGCAACCACCTGTGAATATACTTCCAGAAACATTTTGTGAAGAGTTAGGTATTATGTTGAAAAGTCCTCAAAACAGAAACCTAAACGTTCCCCTAAAAAGAACACTAAGGGACATGTAAGATGTAACTTGTGCTACATTACTGCAGACTTCAGTGGTTGAAAAGGATGTGCACTTTGATCCTACTAAAGCTCACTGACTATGCTGGAGCAAAATAAAGAACACTTCACAAATGCCTTTAACAGATCAGCTGTGCCACATTCAAACACCTATCCAAGTAAAATTTTCCATCTTATGTTTAAACTTAGAAAACCATGTATTTTGTCTCAAAGGTATCATCTAGGAAGTGAAATGCACAAAAAATTTCAACAGtttgtgaaaattattttcataagaACCAAACCTATTTGCCTTTGAATCAAGCCACCATATGAATGCTGttacaaaatgcatttctgaTGTTGCCACCCTTAAACACATCCTAGAAATACACTTCTTATCATACCTTTCTTTCAGTGATATCATAAACTCTGTTCGTTTTTGTTGAGATTCTGTACTTCTGCTTTGGCACCTAAAATAAATAGTTTCATCAGCAACATTGTCAGTTCCATCATGAGTACAGAGAAATCTTCATTCTTAATTCACATATTTGGGTATGTGCAATATATTCTGTTTAACAGAACTGCATAATACAACCACCTTTTCTCTCAATTCTTCTGATGTTGCACCTTCTCAGATGTAAGAATGGCAGTTTATCTTTAATCATATACATCTCATTAATCAGTAAAAGGCAGCTCCACAGCTATAAGAAAACCAGTGCTGAACATAAAACAATGGAGCTGCCATGGCAAAGCTTTCCTCATGTGTAAGTGCTGAGCATTTACAGACAGGTCCTTCCTTAAACCAGATCTATTTATATGCACGTGAGACTGAACTGTCAGACGCCCACAACCACCCAGACAAACCCAGAGGAACTTATGCAAACTGTAACAGTTTTGAAATGAACATCTAAGCAAATAGATGAAGTCCAAAACAGTAAATTGTTTTGTACATGAGCAGAATGTTTTCAGATAAGCACATGTAGCACTGGTATTACATCACAGGTTATCTAACTGACCTCTGAGTTCTACTTAAGCTCTCACACATCACACCTAAAGAGGGGTGACTTTCATATTGCCACAGTTTACATACATTTTCATAGCAGATATATATGCATTCACATAATAATATCCCTGCACTGTATTGTTTTTTCACTTCAATCCTTCTCATAGACATCTGTTGCTACACTGACAGAAGAACAAGATTTCTAAGTTTTTCCATTCACAAAGGAAGGCCATGAAGTCACAACTCTTTCATCTCTATCCCTGTCAGAACAGATCCACACATTGTGATTCTGATCATACAGTAACTGATTCTGTCATACAAGAACTGCCCTCTACTGATCAAATTTCACCTTTCACTTCAGAAAGATTATACTGAAATGGAATTATATAATGCCTGGCTCTTTACTTGACAGTAATCTGCGCTTAATATTCTAactttaatattaaaaagaaactgcaaGAGAATAAAAATTGTGAAAAGATTCCTTTGATAACAGCACAAAGGAAAAGCAACTTACATTTTCCAGCTTATTGTGACATAGAGGATAACCACACAGTTTGATGATAGATCGCTCATCAACAACATCTTTATAGTGAGATGGAGTAATACATTTTCCCTAAAATGACAAGAAATGGCTCAACAGTAGACACTGGAAAACTTGCCAGTTTTGTACTCAAAACATCTCTTCAGCATATAGATATCTAAAATTTTATAACAGTTATCCATTAAGTTTAATGAACAACACAGTAGAAAAGGTAAAAGGGCAAAGACAGAAGGAAGAGACCTAGGCATTTCTTTTTTACATATACAAAAAACCTTCACAGTTTTGCCTCTAGTGTGGCACctatttctgtaattttcctCTATTTACATGTTTGGTACACCTATTAATCAGCCTATTTACAACCTTAACAAGAATAATTATCATACCATTTCAGCAAAACTCTGCTGCCAGATAACTGTGGTGCTTTATAGAGACTTTGCATACATTTACAGATGGTATGATGTGAACCTAAATTTTTACAGCTCATCTGTCAGTCCAGAACCACAGAGGTATAAACAAAGGCTGTGAGAAAAGAGTGAGGATTCATTAATGTACACAGTCCTGCAAAACTAGGGCATGTTTTCACTGCAGAACCCTTAAAAATCGGGAAACTGTTACCACAGCTGGTAAAAGACGGAATCAATGGTTTGGCTATTTCAAACTGCAGCAAATTGTtccaaaacctttttttaaaagtatcaCACAAAGATACAAAACAGTATAAAAACTTGCAACACCTACACAATTTAGAAGGAACTCTTCAGTAATGTCctcttccaggagctgctcaaCAATAGACAATGCTTTTTTCTCACATTCAATCTTGTGTCTCAGTGCAgcctccagagctgctttcctgtaACAGAACAGACACGGAATGATACAGAGGGCAGATTCCATAAACAATTTTCTAAtcatatttttatctttttttctgaaatacagcTTATATTTTTCTGTATCACACCATGTTGGCCAAACAAGTAACAAGTAACTGGACTAGTAATTCTGTTACAACTACAAAgggttatttattttatattggtTTGCTTTATTTGCGGGTCAAGAAAAGTGTTGACTCTTACTATATTGCAATacattcccaaattttcttgcAAGAGGGAAATCCAGAACTGGCTGGACAAAGAACCTGGGACAATTTATGGAGTGTTGTCAGGAAAACAGGAACTGGGTAAGACATGaagaatgggaagaaaaaaagaactagGACATGACTGTGAGGTTACAAAGTAAAGGTAGGAATAAAATTAACAAATGTCTCCTCCTGAGTGTTTTTTGATGTAAATAATTATAAATGGCAGGTATGTAAAGAAGTTAAGACAACAAAAAGCAAGCAATACAATTTTGGACATCAGATTACAAACTTTTAGTTTATTACACAATGCTCAGGTATGCATGCTGTTAGAAGCTACACAGCATCACTCCAAACATGTCCTACATGATGTTGATGCTGGTGATTTACTGAAATTCATTGTGGTACTCTGAGAAAGCAAAGCCTCTGCAGTACACAGACTGTAATTCCAGAGTGAGATAAAACAACACAAATATCACATACTGTTCCTCAGAAATTATACCTTTGAGCAGCATCTTCATTTTTCTGAGCAGCTGAATGCTTATTTCCTAGAAATCAAATATACAAATTAGTGTACTTTCTTAACAGTGGAAGATGTTGGAAcgtgaaaaatattaaaacctcTAAACTGTAAGCACAACCAAGATAATTTCTTAGTAATTATTACTGCTTTTGATGGCTGTGGTTTCAGTAAGCTGGTATGCAACAACCATTTAGATACACTTTTTAAAGTGCGAAAAGAGACAGGCCCAACTTGTATCGTACTTTCATTCACCACGTTctatatacaaaaaaaaagggaaaaaattctgaaaaaattttGTGCCCGCCACACCCCCCGTGTCTCTTTACCCCGCTGGTAAAGCCCAGTTTTACCCCGGCCGTCCCCAGCGCTGCCCCACCGCAGAGCTTTGCTCCGTGCCAGCTCCACCGCCGGCACCTGACACGGAGCCGCTATTGCCGCTCTCGGAGCCGCCCAGGACGGCCCCTGACCCAGCTCCCGACCCGGCTGTCCCGAGCAGCTGCTCCCCCACGACAAGGGCAACAGCAGGGGAGACACCGCGCTGTCACCCTGGGAAAGACGCAGCGCTCCGGGCAGGGCTCAGCGCTGTGACCGCTCAGCTGCACGGCCGCCATCACAACCCGTCCCCGCCGCTCCGAGCGGGCCGGGACGGGCCGGCCCCTCACGGCCTGACGGGACCAAGGGTCCCGGCCTTGCCTCGTCCGGCCCGTCCCTCATCACGGCTCCGCACTCGGCCCGGCACAGGCCCACAGAGCCGACCTCGGCCGGCTCGCCGCTCCCCTCGGCACGGCAGCTTGGGCGAGTCCGCCACAGTGCTGGTCTGGGGGCACAGGAAGAGCCCAAAGCGCCAGGCGGggggagcgggggctgccgcgCGATCCCGGCGCCCACCTgcgcgccgccgccggggcTTGCCCGTCCCGGCGGCCATCATCGCCATCAGCGCTGCTCCGCCCGCCGACCTCTCACCCGGGGCGGAGCCGGGAGAGGCGGCAGCGCGGAGCTGAGGGGTTCCTctggcaggggctgaggtgAGGTGAGGTGGTGTCGCTCTCGGTGCCGGAGAGGCGGCAGCGCGGAGCTGAGGGGTTCCTctggcaggggctgaggtgAGGTGGAGCTGAGGGGTTCCTctggcaggggctgaggtgAGGCGGTTCGGTGCCCTTGTGGCTTTTCATTCGGCCGTGTGTTTACTGGCTGAGGCTGGCAGCTTTTTCGTCCCAGCCTGGGTGTTTTGCCACCCAGAGAAAGGGTCGGGATATCTGTTTATTAGGAGGGAATTTGGTGAGTATTAATAGAACGTTTCACATGATTCAGATGCTGTTCACTTGCCGCTGAAACCTCCTAAAAGATTCAGCTGGAAACCGGATTAAGTATTAAGGCCGGAGACCATCTGCGAGCCCTGTCAGTAAATCCCTGCAGCACGGTGGGTGCTTGGGGCGCCTTTCCAGGCTGTAAGTACATTGTGAAGTTACTGAGGGCTGAAAATGCAACAGTACTGGTGTTCGAAAGTATGTTAAATTATTTTGGTGGGATTAGTAACATTCTGTAAAATGAAAAGATTAAATAATACAATGTGTGGTAAGAAAGTATGTGGTAATGATCTGGGTAAAATGACGGGCTAGAAAGGATACGTTTCAGTGACATACAGATGTCAGAATGGGCCGTGAAGAATAGAAAGTGAGTTGTTTATTCTTTGAATAAGAAAGTCACACACAGATGCCTTTAAGGCTTTTGTGAGTTGTCCCCTTTTATGAGCATCTAGATAGGTTCTTTATCTGTGTATTGTCTTGTGTAGGTGGGCTGGTGTTTGGCCAGTGTCAGCCCACCACATTCAGTCAAACATAGGAAGAAAGGCTGAGGACATTGCATGGAGACACCTGTGTTTTGATGAATAATTATCTAATTAACCGAATGTAGGGGTAATTGGCAGTCATAGTGATCATATAACCAGGTTTAGGCCCATGGCATTACTTAAAACCATAAAGATTATGACTGCTTCTATGATATATCACATAGGATAACCAGGCTTGATTGCATTTGTAATTCATGGTCCTGGCTACTTAAAACTTGGTATGTACTTGACATTAGTCAAACGTtataattttgttgtttttagcAAGAAAGTTTTAAATGTTAATACCTAGATGTAAAAAGTCACTGAACTAGTCCAACCTAGacactagaaaaaaataaatgaaactaCACATGTAATCTTCACTGGACTGTTGCTATAAACTGGCATGGTGTTTGGATCAGTGCCTTCACATTGCAGATATTGGGTTAGTGTGTTCCAGTCAGGGCTGAGCAGAAGCCCCTCTGGTCAGAGTAGTCACAGAAAATGTAGTGTGTCATGGGTGTGCATACTTGGTGTGCAGTGAGCCCAGACTTGCTCTGTGTTAGCTGCATTTTCCATGTATGTGTCACTGAAACCTTCACGCTTCTTAAGATGACCCAGATAGTActtgaaaaattgttttcctttacaTAGAATGCAGGTTGTTTCCTGTCTCTAATTCTGTCTCCTGCAAATATGGGGAGTAGAATAATATAGCATATACTTTGTAAAAAATTAGTTTTCCCTTATTCTAATTATGTAGTCTTAATATTTGTCTAGGTTGTTCTTATTCCTCCATTAACATTTTTCATGGTAATGTGATTATTTTTCAGCCTCTGTTTTAAGTTCGTGTGATATAATACTGCCCTCTTTAATTTATAATAAATTTTCATGCCAGAAGAACACAGTCAAACTGTAATGGCAGTTGATGAACTTCAAGCCATAATACAAAGATGTGTAAGTAGTTTTCTTTCCTTAGAAGTAACAAGTGTCAGCAGTGTGATTTCTTTTCATATATTAGAATTAAAGCCAAAATGACCTCAAAAGACAAGTCAGTTGTTGGTAGAACTCTTCATGGGGCAGCTGAATTCAGCCTCCATGTTTCATTGACTTCTCTGTGGTGCTTATCCCAAGAAGCTTGGTTATTTCTGCTTCTTGGAGATGGAAGTGTTGTACCTAGGAACAAAAGCTGGTAGTTGTAGAAAACACATCTTCCAAAGAGAATGCTGTAGTCTAGACTTAGTGCTATTGAAATACTGCCTTGTCTTGTGTAGTAACTTGGTAGCTTTTTTAATATGTGGAAAATGTATAAAAGTTACAATGATACtacatttaattttgaaatgaaagcatGGATTTTCTTACTTCTTAATTGACATTGATAAGTATGGAGTTAAACATTCGTATTTTCTTTCTAGCAAATTCTGGAAGAAGCTGATTTCAAAGGAGAAGATTTTAATCTGTTTCAGGTAGCAGGTCAGAAGTGTTTGGAAGATGGATATGCAGCTCAGTTATTAGAAGTAattcaaaatgagaaaaacaaggtGAGTTTAAGTTTGCACTACATATTAGTGTTTATTAACATCATTAATATAAAACTGCTTATTAAGAAGGAAAAGCTACTTTCTCTATGGAGCAAGGCTGTACATATGAATAGCTAATGGGTTGCTCTGTGTTAAGTGCACATAGTTCTGTATTCAGGTAGCTCACAGAAACCCAAGTCATGGTAATCTTAATAAAGCCATTAATAACTCCTTTGTGAGtgaagcagagggaaaagaaagcagaaaagcttAATGAGGAGAAACAGACAGTGTCCCACTTCCACAGGACAGGGATTTCAGGTGGTGTACTGGGTCTGGATGGCATGGGGTTGGCTTTCTTCATGGCAGCCTGCatagtgctgtgttttggatttgtgaccAAAAAGGTGCTGATAATACACCAGTGTTTCAACTACTGCTGATCAGTGCTTGTGCAGCATCAAGGCCTTCTCCCTTTCTCACTCTGCCCGCAGTGAGCAGAGAATTTGGGAGGAGGCACAGCTGGACAGCTGACCCAAAGCAGTGAGATGCTCCAAACCATACAACACCGTGCTCAACAGTAAAGACACGTGGGTAGGGTCCCATTCCAAAGCAGCTGTTGTTTGGAGGCTGGCTGGGCATTGGTCTCCTCGTGGGAGATGATCTGCATCATTGCCCATCATTCCCTGCTGTATTTTCTCTTCCACTTATTACATTGGCCTTATCTCATCTCTGGAGTTCCTCTGTTTTGCTCTTTTGACTCTGGCCCCGATCCCACTGAGGGACAAGAGCAAGCCAGCAGCTGAGGGGTGCTTCATTGCTGTTGGGGGTCAGCCTACCACAAATGGATATAACAATACTGGCCAATTACAGGAGCCAACTAGGCTGATGCTAATTTGAAATACTAATGTCTGTGGGCACTAGGGATGCTGAGACAA
Coding sequences within:
- the RPAP2 gene encoding putative RNA polymerase II subunit B1 CTD phosphatase RPAP2; the protein is MAMMAAGTGKPRRRRAGNKHSAAQKNEDAAQRKAALEAALRHKIECEKKALSIVEQLLEEDITEEFLLNCGKCITPSHYKDVVDERSIIKLCGYPLCHNKLENVPKQKYRISTKTNRVYDITERKCFCSNFCYRASKYFEAQISKSPVWMREEEKPPDIELLKEGRSGQSGEEVKLRDEVIKASDIENPRISSDPCESRSHDTASDSSTDTEQEFISSVLPGSQSSSANFAQQLHRKSILKKKPARKVHASPKTEDADVAEATEQLSHCKLDTQEERHACSVHNEVTAPPSDNTAPEKSSASEIFENTYGSQIVFLGVSKRGAEHLKRTLAKSTEHKNPELRHPVNSKGSLLEVLRQTLMEWRTEETLKFLYGPNYTSLYSSERIASVSQETEELDEDDLDTPDDLSTVALGESENSLNYSLPFTGSSGIVKPVPSYEKLKEETELLELRVKEFYKGRYVLAEEAATQAQEGEHPSKDRDDQQEDLTFPLVDSNAQMQIRKRIVLEKLRKALSAVLGPLQIASGDVYTELKNLVKTFRLTNRNIIHKMPEWTLIAIVLLSVLSQTTPLFKNTQTSPMYTQFLTTLLEELHFKNEDLESLTRIFRMD